The sequence below is a genomic window from Pseudobdellovibrionaceae bacterium.
CTCACTGACAGTATAAAACATGCTTTCCGCACTGAAGTAGTGATTCACTTTAACCCCGTACACTCCTCCCACAAGTTGGCCATCAAGATGGGTTTCAAAACTGTGCACCCAACCCTGCTTTTGCAATTCCACATAGGTGTCTATCAGGTCTTTGGTGATCCAAGTGTCTCGTTCCATCTTTTTTTTTACCTCAGCACAGAGTTCTATAAAGGCACGAAAGTCATGGTTGATTTTAAGTTCAAAGTTGTGTTTACGAAAAGCCTTATGCGTGGAACGACTTAAAGTAAAATCATCAAATTTTAACACGCCCCTTTCTGGTGGACTAAACCAAAAGATGGACTGTTCAGACTCAGGCCAAGGAAACACACCATGATGATACGCCTCCACCACCTGTTCGGGGTGAATATAAGGCGTCCATGTGACAATCCCTGACTCATCAATAGGTTCGTAATGCTCAAAATAGGAGCCCATCAGGGTCTCTCCAAAAAATAATCTACGATGTCTTTGCGCATTTCCACACTTCCCAGAGGAGGGTCCAACTCGGATTTATACTTTTCAAACAGCTGAACCAGATCAAGCAATCTGAGTTGTGCCGATTTTTTTCTTTTTTCGTGCAAAGCCTTATCCATATCTGGAATTTTTCGTAACTCAGAAATATTTTGAGTCGTGACATTCCCCAAT
It includes:
- the aat gene encoding leucyl/phenylalanyl-tRNA--protein transferase, translated to MGSYFEHYEPIDESGIVTWTPYIHPEQVVEAYHHGVFPWPESEQSIFWFSPPERGVLKFDDFTLSRSTHKAFRKHNFELKINHDFRAFIELCAEVKKKMERDTWITKDLIDTYVELQKQGWVHSFETHLDGQLVGGVYGVKVNHYFSAESMFYTVSEASKFALSQMVNVLSQEGMSWIDTQMVTPFTKQLGARYISRNRFLSLLGKGTLK